The following nucleotide sequence is from uncultured Draconibacterium sp..
AGTTACCTCATCTCCCAGCAACTTGCAGGTTTCTTTAAAAGCCGCCACATCTTCAACCGATGCCTCTGTACCAATATACATGGCCACGTCGAGGGTAAAAAAGTTACTTGGCTCGATAAAACGGTCTACATTTCCCAAATTAATATGATCGGCATCAACAAAATAGGGATCTTCCCAGGCCAGTGCTTTTACTGCCGCATCGGCTTCAATTCGTGTGCCCGATGGCTCGGAATGTACAATGTCGTGTTCGCGATTTGATTTGTTCCAAACCGGAGTTACGGCAATACCTTTTTTATTCGCTTTAATTAAGGCACGGAGTTGTGCATCTCCTTCGTGGTTGAAGCGGTCGCCCACTCCAAAACTATATTTTCCCAATTGCATGATACAAGTCTAGTATTTATTTTTTCTAAAATTGATTTCCGTGTACGTGCACGAAAGTAGAATTATATTTTAAATCTAACAAATATTTACTGTTCTTTAAAATCATTCCACGCTAACAACCTCCTTCTATAGAATACTGTACTTTAACGACTTAACCAACATCTTTAACTATTAAAAATGATAATATAATTCAAAAACAACACACAGATTGTTAACAGATATACGTTTTCTGAAAATTGCACTCAATCTAAACGCTCAAAAAAGTGTATCTTTGAAATTTATTAACTTACATCAATAAGACTTTAAAATATTTTTTAAAACTATGAAGCATTTCAGTTTCCTCTTCACCCTCCTTCTCTTTTCTATTTTCCTTAAAGCTCAAGATCAATTGCCCGATTGGGAAAATCCGGCTGTTTTCAACATCAACAAAGAAAAACCACATGCCAGCCTTATGCCTTTTGGCTCGGTTGAAGATGCTTTAAGTCAAAAACCGCAACAATCAGTTTACTATAAAACACTGAGCGGGATCTGGAAATTTAACTGGGTAAAAAAGCCTGCCGACCGACCGGTTGATTTTTACCAGCCGGAATACGATGTTTCCAACTGGAACGATATTCCCGTTCCGGCCAATTGGGAACTGGAAGGTTATGGCGTACCGATATACGTGAATCATCAATACGAATTTTCGGATTATAAACACCCGGTGTCGCCTGAAATGAAATTTGTGGATGACATTTATCCGGCCGAACCGGGCAAAGTGCCACACGATTACAATCCTGTGGGTTCGTACCGCAGAACGTTTACCGTACCTGAAAGCTGGGACGGACGCCAGGTTTTTATCCAGTTTGGTGCTGTGAAATCGGCCTTCTATTTATGGATTAACGGCGAAAAAGTAGGTTACTCACAAGGAAGCAAAACACCTGCCGAATGGGATATTACTCCTTATTTAAAAGAAGGCGAAAATGTAGTGGCAGCCGAAGTTTACCGCTGGTCGGATGGTTCGTACCTCGAAGCACAGGATTTTTGGCGAATAAGCGGAATTGAACGCGATGTGTATCTCTATTCTACACCGAAAGTTCGCATCCGTGACTTTTTTGCCAAATCCGATCTGGATGCCGAATATACAAATGGAGTATTTAGTCTTGATGTTGATTTGAGTAATCATACTTCAAAATTGAGATCGGGCAACTACACCGTTAAATACCATATTTTTGATGAAGCTGGTTATTCGTTGTTAAGCCGCGAACAGGAAGTAAAGATCAACCGGAAAGAAAATGCTGCTGTTCATTTTTCGGAAGAACAAATAAAAGATGTAGAAAAATGGACGGCCGAAACTCCTAATCTATATACGCTCGTAATTAGTCTGATCGACGACAACGGCGACACTGTTGAAGCTGTTAAATCAAATATTGGTTTCCGTAAGATTGAGATCATTGATGCAGTGTTTCATATCAACGGAGTTCCGGTTACCATAAAAGGTGTAAACCGTCACGAGCACGATCAGTACAAGGGTCATGTGGTGAGCGAGGAGGCAATGATAAAGGAAATTGCATTGATGAAACAGTTTAACATTAATGCAGTGCGTACCAGCCACTACCCTAACGACGAACGTTTTTACGATCTGTGCGACAAATACGGTTTATATGTTACCAACGAAGCCAATATCGAGTCGCACGGAATGTATTACGGAGAGCATTCGCTGGCTAAAAAGCCGGAATGGACAGCGGCACATGTCGACCGGAATATGCGCATGGTTGAGCGTGATAAAAACCATCCTTCGGTAATTGTCTGGTCGATGGGAAATGAAGCCGGCGATGGTGAAGTTTTCACAGCAGTTTACAAAGCCATAAAAGAACGTGATCCTTCACGTCCCGTTCATTACGAGCGTGCCATTATGGGTGATAATACTGATATTTTCTGTCCACAATACCCGAGTGTTCAGGCACTGGAAAATTACGGATCGAAACATCAAACCAAACCCTACATCTCAAGCGAATATTCGCACGCCATGGGAAACAGCAACGGTAACCTGGTTGATTTGTGGAAAGTATTTAACCGCGACAGAAACGACCAGTTGCAGGGCGGTTACATTTGGGACTGGATTGATCAGGCGCTGGTAAAAAAAGCGGACGATGGTACTGAATTCTGGGCGTACGGTGGCGATTATGGCGAAAACATGCCAACTGATTACAACTTTGTCTGCAACGGAATAATCTCAGCTGATTACACCCCACATCCGGCGATGTGGGAAGTTAAATATGCTTATCAGAACGTGAAATTCGAGCAAATTGACAGAGCTTACCGAATTAGCAATATGTTTGATTTTACTGATCTGAGCGATTACGAAATCAGCTGGACTTGCACTCGTGATGGTAAATATTATAGCTCCGGTGTTTTGGAAAACCTCAACCTCAAACCGGGAGAATCAACAGATGTGGATATTGATTCAGGAATAAAAATTGAATTTAACGATTCGCAATCTCATGAATTCTTCATCGATTTTTCGGTAAAACTT
It contains:
- a CDS encoding glycoside hydrolase family 2 TIM barrel-domain containing protein, whose product is MKHFSFLFTLLLFSIFLKAQDQLPDWENPAVFNINKEKPHASLMPFGSVEDALSQKPQQSVYYKTLSGIWKFNWVKKPADRPVDFYQPEYDVSNWNDIPVPANWELEGYGVPIYVNHQYEFSDYKHPVSPEMKFVDDIYPAEPGKVPHDYNPVGSYRRTFTVPESWDGRQVFIQFGAVKSAFYLWINGEKVGYSQGSKTPAEWDITPYLKEGENVVAAEVYRWSDGSYLEAQDFWRISGIERDVYLYSTPKVRIRDFFAKSDLDAEYTNGVFSLDVDLSNHTSKLRSGNYTVKYHIFDEAGYSLLSREQEVKINRKENAAVHFSEEQIKDVEKWTAETPNLYTLVISLIDDNGDTVEAVKSNIGFRKIEIIDAVFHINGVPVTIKGVNRHEHDQYKGHVVSEEAMIKEIALMKQFNINAVRTSHYPNDERFYDLCDKYGLYVTNEANIESHGMYYGEHSLAKKPEWTAAHVDRNMRMVERDKNHPSVIVWSMGNEAGDGEVFTAVYKAIKERDPSRPVHYERAIMGDNTDIFCPQYPSVQALENYGSKHQTKPYISSEYSHAMGNSNGNLVDLWKVFNRDRNDQLQGGYIWDWIDQALVKKADDGTEFWAYGGDYGENMPTDYNFVCNGIISADYTPHPAMWEVKYAYQNVKFEQIDRAYRISNMFDFTDLSDYEISWTCTRDGKYYSSGVLENLNLKPGESTDVDIDSGIKIEFNDSQSHEFFIDFSVKLSEDKPFRKAGFEVAHEQFPVKIEIVSTGEEQTSSPELKLEETNTNFTVKGPQFIITFDKETGTISSYKMNGTELIQKGPQVNFWRPANDNDKGSNMLSRLGIWREVSRNLKPESVTALQTDDSKIYLTTKYNFEELEGSQSVVQVIDGNGKIEVSSTFETSNSDLPNIPRIGMRWEMPVNFDNLKYFGRGPHENYIDRNHSAFVGIYESKVADQYFKYVRPQENGYKTDARWFELRNENGLGLKITGDPVIGFSTLHNPIEDFDMEDASDYRHTNDIVKKDGVFICTDMLQMGVAGDNSWGAQPMQQYQIPAKDYQYSFTIEPIF